One genomic window of Arachis stenosperma cultivar V10309 chromosome 10, arast.V10309.gnm1.PFL2, whole genome shotgun sequence includes the following:
- the LOC130955796 gene encoding tRNA (guanine(26)-N(2))-dimethyltransferase 2-like isoform X1, with protein MLFAEGRFLKLQLKLSTSTITAINRFSLLNYCSSFSAITTEQVNCQEQQKEHTLNSILHYISSTMSTDLNDYKIIKEGEAEILMHAKNEVFYNKTQVNNRDISIAVLREFISRRKQEHEATLSKRKKGTQKATENESVKEEAEDVPRETPSENHESNGKCEVEENTSPEELEACSSVKGSAKIAEDCSTAGEQTDLTEGKGQVELKPPRVLEALSASGLRSLRYACEVEGIGQVVALDNDIVSVEACRRNIKFNGSVAISKVESHHVDARVYMLTHPKEFDVVDLDPYGSPSVFLDSAVQSVADGGILMCTATDMAVLCGANGEVCYSKYGSYPLRGKYCHEMALRILLASIESHANRYKRYIVPVLSVQMDFYVRVFVRIYTSASAMKNTPLKLSYVYQCTGCDSFHLQPIGRTISKNTSVRYLPGFGPVVPQECSDCGKKFTMGGPIWSAPIHDQDWVGSILADVKSMKNRYPAYDRISAVLTTISEELTDVPLFLSLHNLCATLKCTSPSAVMFRSAVINAGYRISGTHVNPLGLKSDAPMDVIWDIMRCWVKNHPVKAQPADQPGSVILAKEPVLQASFARAISSLSKAQAKKVVRFLPNPERHWGPKLRAGRQITSKHVSLLGPAAVNGALNHEDDEEPKSKKPKTENDITS; from the exons ATGCTGTTTGCGGAAGGTCGTTTTCTGAAATTGCAACTGAAGCTTTCCACTTCCACGATAACAGCAATAAACCGCTTCTCTCTCCTGAATTATTGTTCTTCTTTCAGCGCCATAACCACAGAACAAGTAAACTGCCAGGAACAGCAGAAGGAGCATACTCTGAATTCGATTTTGCATTATATTAGCTCAACAATGTCGACCGATCTCAatgattataaaattattaaggAAGGAGAAGCTGAGATTCTCATGCATGCCAAGAACGAAGTCTTCTATAACAAAACTCAG GTTAATAACAGGGATATATCGATTGCTGTTTTGAGAGAATTTATATCAAGACGGAAGCAAGAGCATGAAGCAACGTTGTCCAAGAGAAAGAAAGGGACACAAAAAGCAACTGAAAATGAATCTGTAAAGGAGGAAGCAGAGGATGTACCTCGAGAAACTCCGTCAGAAAATCATGAATCTAATGGAAAATGTGAAGTGGAGGAAAATACATCTCCTGAGGAATTAGAAGCATGCAGTAGCGTAAAGGGATCAGCCAAAATTGCAGAAGACTGCAGTACTGCAGGAGAGCAGACTGATCTCACAGAAGGGAAAGGACAGGTGGAACTGAAGCCACCAAGGGTTCTTGAG GCATTGTCTGCTTCTGGGTTAAGGTCTCTAAGATATGCTTGTGAAGTAGAAGGGATTGGTCAGGTTGTTGCTCTGGACAATGATATAG TTTCTGTGGAAGCTTGCAGAAGGAATATCAAATTTAATGGGTCAGTTGCAATTTCAAAAGTGGAGTCTCATCATGTTGATGCTCGTGTATATATGCTAACCCACCCTAAAGAATTTGATGTG GTTGATCTTGATCCATATGGTTCACCTTCTGTGTTTTTGGATTCAGCAGTTCAATCTGTTGCTGATGGAGGTATCCTGATGTGCACTGCAACAGACATGGCAGTGCTCTGTGGGGCAAATGGGGAGGTCTGCTATTCAAA ATATGGATCATACCCACTGAGAGGAAAATATTGTCATGAAATGGCTCTGAGGATCCTTCTGGCTTCCATTGAG AGTCATGCTAATCGTTACAAGCGATATATTGTTCCTGTGCTATCTGTTCAGATGGACTTTTACGTTCGTGTTTTTGTTCGCATATACAC TTCTGCCAGTGCAATGAAAAACACTCCCCTAAAGCTTTCATATGTTTATCAGTGCACTGGTTGTGACTCTTTCCATTTGCAGCCCATTGGGAGGACCATTTCCAAG AATACTAGTGTCAGATATTTACCTGGCTTTGGTCCTGTAGTTCCTCAAGAATGCAGTGATTGCGGGAAAAAATTCACTATGGGTGGCCCTATATGGTCTGCTCCAATCCATGATCAAGATTGGGTGGGTTCTATACTGGCAGATGTGAAATCAATGAAGAACAGATATCCTGCTTATGATCGCATATCTGCTGTGTTGACTACCATATCTGAG GAATTGACAGATGTTCCCCTGTTTTTGAGTCTGCACAACCTCTGTGCAACCCTTAAATGCACTTCTCCTTCAGCAGTTATGTTCCGTTCTGCGGTGATCAATGCAGGCTATCGTATATCTGGAACTCATGTTAATCCATTGGGGCTTAAATCAGATGCACCCATGGATGTTATTTGGGATATAATGCGCTGTTGG GTAAAGAATCATCCTGTGAAAGCTCAGCCAGCAGATCAACCAGGAAGTGTCATACTTGCTAAGGAACCTGTTCTTCAG GCTAGTTTTGCTAGGGCAATATCATCACTTAGCAAGGCACAAGCGAAGAAGGTTGTTCGCTTTCTTCCGAATCCAGAAAGACACTGGGGTCCAAAACTTAGGGCAGGACGTCAAATTACTAGCAAACATGTCTCTCTATTAGGTCCAGCAGCGGTTAATGGAGCTCTCAACcatgaagatgatgaagaacctAAAAGTAAGAAGCCGAAGACCGAGAATGATATCACATCTTAG
- the LOC130955796 gene encoding tRNA (guanine(26)-N(2))-dimethyltransferase 2-like isoform X2 — MLFAEGRFLKLQLKLSTSTITAINRFSLLNYCSSFSAITTEQVNCQEQQKEHTLNSILHYISSTMSTDLNDYKIIKEGEAEILMHAKNEVFYNKTQVNNRDISIAVLREFISRRKQEHEATLSKRKKGTQKATENESVKEEAEDVPRETPSENHESNGKCEVEENTSPEELEACSSVKGSAKIAEDCSTAGEQTDLTEGKGQVELKPPRVLEALSASGLRSLRYACEVEGIGQVVALDNDIVSVEACRRNIKFNGSVAISKVESHHVDARVYMLTHPKEFDVVDLDPYGSPSVFLDSAVQSVADGGILMCTATDMAVLCGANGEVCYSKYGSYPLRGKYCHEMALRILLASIESHANRYKRYIVPVLSVQMDFYVRVFVRIYTSASAMKNTPLKLSYVYQCTGCDSFHLQPIGRTISKNTSVRYLPGFGPVVPQECSDCGKKFTMGGPIWSAPIHDQDWVGSILADVKSMKNRYPAYDRISAVLTTISEELTDVPLFLSLHNLCATLKCTSPSAVMFRSAVINAGYRISGTHVNPLGLKSDAPMDVIWDIMRCWVKNHPVKAQPADQPGSVILAKEPVLQASFARAISSLSKAQAKKVVRFLPNPERHWGPKLRAGRQITSKHVSLLGPAAVNGALNHEDDEEPKKSEVK; from the exons ATGCTGTTTGCGGAAGGTCGTTTTCTGAAATTGCAACTGAAGCTTTCCACTTCCACGATAACAGCAATAAACCGCTTCTCTCTCCTGAATTATTGTTCTTCTTTCAGCGCCATAACCACAGAACAAGTAAACTGCCAGGAACAGCAGAAGGAGCATACTCTGAATTCGATTTTGCATTATATTAGCTCAACAATGTCGACCGATCTCAatgattataaaattattaaggAAGGAGAAGCTGAGATTCTCATGCATGCCAAGAACGAAGTCTTCTATAACAAAACTCAG GTTAATAACAGGGATATATCGATTGCTGTTTTGAGAGAATTTATATCAAGACGGAAGCAAGAGCATGAAGCAACGTTGTCCAAGAGAAAGAAAGGGACACAAAAAGCAACTGAAAATGAATCTGTAAAGGAGGAAGCAGAGGATGTACCTCGAGAAACTCCGTCAGAAAATCATGAATCTAATGGAAAATGTGAAGTGGAGGAAAATACATCTCCTGAGGAATTAGAAGCATGCAGTAGCGTAAAGGGATCAGCCAAAATTGCAGAAGACTGCAGTACTGCAGGAGAGCAGACTGATCTCACAGAAGGGAAAGGACAGGTGGAACTGAAGCCACCAAGGGTTCTTGAG GCATTGTCTGCTTCTGGGTTAAGGTCTCTAAGATATGCTTGTGAAGTAGAAGGGATTGGTCAGGTTGTTGCTCTGGACAATGATATAG TTTCTGTGGAAGCTTGCAGAAGGAATATCAAATTTAATGGGTCAGTTGCAATTTCAAAAGTGGAGTCTCATCATGTTGATGCTCGTGTATATATGCTAACCCACCCTAAAGAATTTGATGTG GTTGATCTTGATCCATATGGTTCACCTTCTGTGTTTTTGGATTCAGCAGTTCAATCTGTTGCTGATGGAGGTATCCTGATGTGCACTGCAACAGACATGGCAGTGCTCTGTGGGGCAAATGGGGAGGTCTGCTATTCAAA ATATGGATCATACCCACTGAGAGGAAAATATTGTCATGAAATGGCTCTGAGGATCCTTCTGGCTTCCATTGAG AGTCATGCTAATCGTTACAAGCGATATATTGTTCCTGTGCTATCTGTTCAGATGGACTTTTACGTTCGTGTTTTTGTTCGCATATACAC TTCTGCCAGTGCAATGAAAAACACTCCCCTAAAGCTTTCATATGTTTATCAGTGCACTGGTTGTGACTCTTTCCATTTGCAGCCCATTGGGAGGACCATTTCCAAG AATACTAGTGTCAGATATTTACCTGGCTTTGGTCCTGTAGTTCCTCAAGAATGCAGTGATTGCGGGAAAAAATTCACTATGGGTGGCCCTATATGGTCTGCTCCAATCCATGATCAAGATTGGGTGGGTTCTATACTGGCAGATGTGAAATCAATGAAGAACAGATATCCTGCTTATGATCGCATATCTGCTGTGTTGACTACCATATCTGAG GAATTGACAGATGTTCCCCTGTTTTTGAGTCTGCACAACCTCTGTGCAACCCTTAAATGCACTTCTCCTTCAGCAGTTATGTTCCGTTCTGCGGTGATCAATGCAGGCTATCGTATATCTGGAACTCATGTTAATCCATTGGGGCTTAAATCAGATGCACCCATGGATGTTATTTGGGATATAATGCGCTGTTGG GTAAAGAATCATCCTGTGAAAGCTCAGCCAGCAGATCAACCAGGAAGTGTCATACTTGCTAAGGAACCTGTTCTTCAG GCTAGTTTTGCTAGGGCAATATCATCACTTAGCAAGGCACAAGCGAAGAAGGTTGTTCGCTTTCTTCCGAATCCAGAAAGACACTGGGGTCCAAAACTTAGGGCAGGACGTCAAATTACTAGCAAACATGTCTCTCTATTAGGTCCAGCAGCGGTTAATGGAGCTCTCAACcatgaagatgatgaagaacctAAAA AAAGTGAGGTGAAGTAG
- the LOC130955797 gene encoding UDP-arabinopyranose mutase 1 — MANLGPANTAGTAVTPTPLLKDELDIVIPTIRNLDFLEMWRPFFQPYHLIIVQDGDPTKTIKVPPGFDYELYNRNDINKILGPRASCISFKDSACRCFGYMVSKKKYIYTIDDDCFVANDPSGKAINALEQHIKNLLCPSTPFFFNTLYEPYREGADFVRGYPFSLREGVPTAVSHGLWLNIPDYDAPTQLVKPLERNTRYVDAILTIPKGTLFPMCGMNLAFDRDLIGPAMYFGLMGDGQPIGRYDDMWAGWCCKVITDHLGLGIKTGLPYIYHSKASNPFVNLRKEYKGIFWQEDIIPFFQNVVLPKECTTVQKCYIELSKQVKEKLSKVDPYFDKLADAMVTWIEAWDELNPQKATTAKA, encoded by the exons atggctaATCTAGGCCCCGCCAACACGGCCGGCACCGCCGTGACGCCGACGCCTTTGCTGAAGGACGAGCTTGACATTGTGATCCCAACAATAAGAAACCTGGATTTTCTGGAGATGTGGAGGCCGTTTTTCCAGCCATATCATCTCATCATTGTTCAGGATGGTGATCCAACCAAGACCATCAAGGTGCCTCCGGGCTTCGATTACGAGCTCTATAACCGAAACGACATTAACAAGATTCTTGGACCCAGGGCCTCTTGTATCTCCTTCAAGGACTCCGCTTGCCGCTGCTTCGGTTACATGGTTTCCAAGAAGAAATACATCTATACCATTGATGATGACTGTTTC GTTGCAAATGATCCATCTGGAAAGGCGATCAACGCACTTGAGCAGCACATAAAGAACCTTCTGTGTCCATCAACACCTTTCTTCTTCAACACGCTCTATGAGCCTTACAGAGAAGGTGCAGATTTCGTGCGCGGCTACCCTTTCAGTCTTCGCGAAGGTGTACCCACTGCTGTCTCTCATGGTCTCTGGCTCAACATCCCGGATTATGACGCTCCTACACAGCTTGTCAAGCCTCTCGAGAGGAACACCAG GTATGTTGATGCTATTTTGACGATTCCGAAAGGAACATTGTTCCCAATGTGCGGAATGAACTTGGCCTTCGACCGCGATCTCATTGGACCGGCAATGTACTTCGGCCTGATGGGTGATGGCCAGCCCATCGGACGCTACGACGACATGTGGGCTGGCTGGTGCTGCAAG GTGATCACGGACCACTTGGGGCTGGGAATCAAGACTGGACTTCCGTACATCTACCACAGCAAGGCAAGCAACCCATTTGTGAATCTGAGGAAAGAGTACAAAGGAATATTCTGGCAGGAAGATATCATCCCATTCTTCCAGAACGTTGTTCTCCCAAAAGAATGCACAACTGTTCAGAAATGCTACATTGAACTCTCCAAGCAAGTCAAAGAGAAGCTCTCAAAGGTTGACCCTTACTTTGACAAGCTTGCAGATGCAATGGTTACATGGATTGAAGCTTGGGATGAACTTAACCCTCAAAAGGCAACCACTGCCAAAGCATAG
- the LOC130954890 gene encoding uncharacterized protein LOC130954890, translating to MVKVATYFAMTLGAFIFWQSMDRVHVWIALHQDEKKERQEKEAEIRRVREELLRQQQLQNTQKDS from the exons atgGTGAAAGTGGCCACGTATTTTGCTATGACTCTTGGAGCATTCATCTTCTGGCAGTCCATGGACAGGGTCCATGTCTGGATCGCACTTCATCAGGACGAAAAG AAGGAAAGACAGGAGAAGGAAGCTGAGATCAGAAGAGTCAGAGAAGAATTGTTGCGCCAGCAGCAGCTCCAGAACACTCAAAAGGATTCTTGA
- the LOC130958050 gene encoding cytochrome P450 85A-like isoform X1, whose translation MAFTFIAIVGGVLFLFCFFSALLRWNEVRYVKKNKGLPPGTMGWPLFGETSEFLKQGPNFMKNKRARYGSFFKSHILGSPTIISMDEELNRYILMNESKGIVPGYPKSMVDILGNCNIAAVHGSTHKYLRGALLSIIGPTMVRDQLLTKIDHFMRSHLSNWDNQVLDIQSKTKEMTFLLSLMMVVSMESSRISDSIMPEYFKMVSGTISLPIDLPGTKYRRGCQARKALVSILREVIEERRKSQETHRDMLGVLMGNDDESRQKLSDEEIIDLLIAVMYSGYETVSATSMMAVKYLQDHPKALEELREEHLAIRQRKKPDEPIDFNDLKSMRFTRAVIFETARLATIVNGVLRKTIQDVELNGYLIPKGWKIYVFIREINYDPFLYPEPLKFNPWRWLQDQSLESKNHFLVFGRGTRLCPGKDLGIAEISTFLHYLVTRYRWEAAGDDKLVKFPRVSAPNGLHIRVSSY comes from the exons ATGGCTTTTACATTCATTGCAATTGTTGGTGGTGTTTTGTTCTTGTTCTGTTTTTTCTCTGCTCTCTTGAGATGGAATGAAGTGAGGTACGTGAAAAAGAATAAAGGTTTGCCACCAGGTACAATGGGGTGGCCACTTTTTGGAGAAACATCTGAGTTTCTTAAACAAGGTCCTAACttcatgaaaaacaaaagagcaag GTATGGCAGTTTTTTCAAATCACACATATTGGGATCTCCTACAATTATATCAATGGATGAAGAGCTCAATAGATACATTCTAATGAATGAATCAAAAGGGATTGTTCCAGGATACCCTAAATCCATGGTAGACATCTTGGGAAACTGCAACATTGCAGCCGTTCATGGCTCCACTCACAAGTACTTGAGAGGTGCCTTGCTTTCCATTATTGGTCCCACCATGGTCAGAGATCAGCTTTTGACAAAAATTGACCACTTCATGAGATCCCACCTTAGCAATTGGGACAATCAAGTCCTCGACATTCAAAGCAAAACCAAAGAG ATGACGTTCCTTTTATCACTCATGATGGTTGTAAGCATGGAATCAAGCAGAATATCAGATTCAATCATGCCGGAGTACTTTAAAATGGTTTCAGGAACCATTTCTCTACCTATTGACCTTCCGGGAACGAAGTATCGTCGCGGATGTCAG GCAAGGAAAGCTCTTGTGAGCATTCTGCGTGAGGTAATAGAGGAAAGAAGAAAATCCCAAGAAACACACCGAGACATGCTTGGAGTATTAATGGGAAATGATGATGAAAGTAGACAGAAACTAAGCGATGAAGAAATCATTGATCTACTGATTGCAGTTATGTATTCTGGTTATGAAACTGTTTCAGCCACTTCAATGATGGCAGTGAAGTATCTTCAGGACCATCCCAAAGCACTTGAAGAACTCAGA GAAGAGCATTTGGCCATTAGACAAAGGAAAAAACCAGACGAACCAATTGATTTCAACGATCTCAAGTCAATGAGGTTTACTCGCGCG GTCATTTTTGAGACTGCTAGATTGGCCACAATAGTTAATGGCGTCCTAAGAAAAACCATTCAAGATGTGGAATTAAATG gttATTTGATTCCCAAAGGGTGGAAGATATATGTGTTCATAAGAGAGATAAATTATGACCCTTTTCTATATCCGGAGCCACTAAAGTTCAACCCATGGAGATGGCTGCAG GATCAGAGCCTAGAGTCAAAAAACCACTTCTTGGTATTTGGACGAGGTACAAGATTGTGTCCAGGGAAAGATTTGGGGATAGCTGAAATTTCAACTTTCTTGCACTATCTTGTAACTAGATACAG GTGGGAAGCAGCAGGAGATGATAAACTAGTGAAATTTCCTCGAGTTTCAGCACCTAATGGACTGCATATAAGGGTGTCATCTTACTAA
- the LOC130958050 gene encoding cytochrome P450 85A-like isoform X2, which translates to MAFTFIAIVGGVLFLFCFFSALLRWNEVRYVKKNKGLPPGTMGWPLFGETSEFLKQGPNFMKNKRARYGSFFKSHILGSPTIISMDEELNRYILMNESKGIVPGYPKSMVDILGNCNIAAVHGSTHKYLRGALLSIIGPTMVRDQLLTKIDHFMRSHLSNWDNQVLDIQSKTKEMTFLLSLMMVVSMESSRISDSIMPEYFKMVSGTISLPIDLPGTKYRRGCQARKALVSILREVIEERRKSQETHRDMLGVLMGNDDESRQKLSDEEIIDLLIAVMYSGYETVSATSMMAVKYLQDHPKALEELREEHLAIRQRKKPDEPIDFNDLKSMRFTRAVIFETARLATIVNGVLRKTIQDVELNGYLIPKGWKIYVFIREINYDPFLYPEPLKFNPWRWLQSLESKNHFLVFGRGTRLCPGKDLGIAEISTFLHYLVTRYRWEAAGDDKLVKFPRVSAPNGLHIRVSSY; encoded by the exons ATGGCTTTTACATTCATTGCAATTGTTGGTGGTGTTTTGTTCTTGTTCTGTTTTTTCTCTGCTCTCTTGAGATGGAATGAAGTGAGGTACGTGAAAAAGAATAAAGGTTTGCCACCAGGTACAATGGGGTGGCCACTTTTTGGAGAAACATCTGAGTTTCTTAAACAAGGTCCTAACttcatgaaaaacaaaagagcaag GTATGGCAGTTTTTTCAAATCACACATATTGGGATCTCCTACAATTATATCAATGGATGAAGAGCTCAATAGATACATTCTAATGAATGAATCAAAAGGGATTGTTCCAGGATACCCTAAATCCATGGTAGACATCTTGGGAAACTGCAACATTGCAGCCGTTCATGGCTCCACTCACAAGTACTTGAGAGGTGCCTTGCTTTCCATTATTGGTCCCACCATGGTCAGAGATCAGCTTTTGACAAAAATTGACCACTTCATGAGATCCCACCTTAGCAATTGGGACAATCAAGTCCTCGACATTCAAAGCAAAACCAAAGAG ATGACGTTCCTTTTATCACTCATGATGGTTGTAAGCATGGAATCAAGCAGAATATCAGATTCAATCATGCCGGAGTACTTTAAAATGGTTTCAGGAACCATTTCTCTACCTATTGACCTTCCGGGAACGAAGTATCGTCGCGGATGTCAG GCAAGGAAAGCTCTTGTGAGCATTCTGCGTGAGGTAATAGAGGAAAGAAGAAAATCCCAAGAAACACACCGAGACATGCTTGGAGTATTAATGGGAAATGATGATGAAAGTAGACAGAAACTAAGCGATGAAGAAATCATTGATCTACTGATTGCAGTTATGTATTCTGGTTATGAAACTGTTTCAGCCACTTCAATGATGGCAGTGAAGTATCTTCAGGACCATCCCAAAGCACTTGAAGAACTCAGA GAAGAGCATTTGGCCATTAGACAAAGGAAAAAACCAGACGAACCAATTGATTTCAACGATCTCAAGTCAATGAGGTTTACTCGCGCG GTCATTTTTGAGACTGCTAGATTGGCCACAATAGTTAATGGCGTCCTAAGAAAAACCATTCAAGATGTGGAATTAAATG gttATTTGATTCCCAAAGGGTGGAAGATATATGTGTTCATAAGAGAGATAAATTATGACCCTTTTCTATATCCGGAGCCACTAAAGTTCAACCCATGGAGATGGCTGCAG AGCCTAGAGTCAAAAAACCACTTCTTGGTATTTGGACGAGGTACAAGATTGTGTCCAGGGAAAGATTTGGGGATAGCTGAAATTTCAACTTTCTTGCACTATCTTGTAACTAGATACAG GTGGGAAGCAGCAGGAGATGATAAACTAGTGAAATTTCCTCGAGTTTCAGCACCTAATGGACTGCATATAAGGGTGTCATCTTACTAA